A stretch of the Flavobacterium aquiphilum genome encodes the following:
- a CDS encoding AGE family epimerase/isomerase gives MQTDLKNLKTELELELQSILSYWIEKTIDTKNGGYIGQIDYNNITNYEAEKGSVLNARLLWTFSAAYKISKNKEHLDTAKRAFEYFSEHFYDSEFGGVFWSVHYDGTPKDTKNQIYALAFAIYGLSEYYSVSKDEEALKMAIALYQKIQEHSYDTKNGGYLEAFTREWQPIADLRLSEKDANEKKTMNTHLHIVEGYASLYTVWKDESLRKVIVELLETIEKYFINTETGHLNLFFDENWVEKKDVISYGHDIEAAWLLLQCAEISEDPKLIVNYKKHAIQIADVTREGLDSDGGLWYEYNLETFELIPEKHWWPQAELMIGYFTAWQLSGKQEYLDIVFKNWDFTKKHIIDKENGEWFWGINSDYSTMKKDKAGFWKCPYHNGRACIELIHRI, from the coding sequence GTGCAAACCGATTTAAAAAATCTAAAAACAGAATTAGAGCTTGAGCTTCAAAGCATCCTTTCCTATTGGATAGAAAAAACTATTGATACAAAAAACGGAGGTTACATTGGACAAATAGATTACAACAACATAACAAATTATGAAGCAGAAAAAGGGTCTGTATTAAATGCAAGATTACTATGGACCTTTTCTGCTGCATATAAAATATCAAAAAACAAAGAACATTTAGACACCGCAAAACGTGCTTTTGAATACTTTTCGGAGCACTTTTACGACAGTGAATTTGGTGGTGTTTTTTGGAGTGTTCATTACGACGGAACCCCAAAAGACACTAAAAACCAAATTTACGCTCTGGCTTTTGCTATTTATGGATTGAGCGAATATTATTCGGTTTCCAAAGATGAAGAAGCATTGAAAATGGCAATTGCTCTCTATCAAAAAATTCAGGAACACAGTTATGATACCAAAAACGGCGGCTATCTGGAGGCTTTTACCCGCGAATGGCAACCCATTGCCGACTTGCGCTTAAGCGAAAAAGATGCCAACGAAAAGAAAACGATGAATACCCATTTGCATATCGTAGAAGGATATGCCAGTTTATATACTGTTTGGAAAGATGAATCGCTGCGAAAAGTCATAGTTGAACTATTAGAAACCATCGAAAAGTATTTTATCAATACTGAAACCGGTCATTTAAATTTATTTTTTGATGAAAATTGGGTAGAAAAGAAAGACGTTATTTCCTACGGCCACGACATTGAAGCCGCTTGGCTTTTATTGCAATGTGCCGAAATTTCAGAAGATCCTAAACTAATTGTCAATTATAAAAAACACGCCATTCAAATTGCAGATGTAACCAGAGAAGGGCTTGATTCTGATGGTGGTTTATGGTACGAATACAACCTTGAAACTTTCGAATTAATCCCAGAAAAACATTGGTGGCCACAAGCCGAATTGATGATTGGTTATTTTACCGCCTGGCAACTTTCCGGTAAACAGGAATATCTGGACATCGTTTTCAAAAACTGGGATTTCACGAAAAAACACATCATTGACAAAGAAAATGGCGAATGGTTTTGGGGAATCAACTCCGATTATTCCACTATGAAAAAAGATAAAGCGGGATTTTGGAAATGTCCTTATCACAATGGCAGAGCCTGTATTGAATTAATTCATAGAATCTAA
- a CDS encoding glycoside hydrolase family 130 protein has translation MADFNQKKIELKGQFIALIERKNEPLNEIGNGIYTRYKYPVLTASHAPLEWRFDFNPDTNPLFLERIAINATFNAGAMKWKDKYILAARVEGADRKSFFAVAESPNGIDNFKFWDKPCVIPQTEEPDTNVYDMRLINHEDGWIYGIFCTERKDPSAPKGDTSTAVANAGIVRTKDLINWERLPDLISNTGQQRNVVLHPEFVNGKYALYTRPQDGFIDVGNGGGIGLGYVDDMKNPIVKDEEIIYGKQYHTVYELKNGLGPAPIKTEKGWLHLAHGVRNTAAGLRYTLYMFMTDLNDISKVTHAPAGHFMAPEGIERVGDVSNVLFSNGWIEDEDGTVYIYYASSDTRMHVAVSSVDKLVDYVINTPEDTLTSAGSVNTIIKQINKNKEIF, from the coding sequence ATGGCCGATTTTAATCAAAAAAAAATCGAGCTTAAGGGACAGTTTATTGCCTTAATCGAACGTAAAAACGAACCTCTGAACGAAATTGGAAACGGAATATACACACGTTATAAATACCCTGTTTTAACGGCTTCGCACGCTCCTTTGGAATGGAGATTTGACTTTAATCCTGATACAAATCCTTTGTTTTTGGAAAGAATTGCCATCAATGCGACTTTCAATGCAGGTGCTATGAAATGGAAAGACAAATACATTCTTGCTGCCCGTGTAGAAGGTGCCGACAGAAAATCTTTCTTTGCTGTAGCCGAGAGTCCAAATGGGATCGATAATTTCAAATTTTGGGACAAACCATGCGTGATTCCGCAAACGGAAGAACCTGATACCAATGTGTATGACATGCGTCTTATAAACCATGAAGACGGATGGATTTACGGTATTTTTTGTACCGAAAGAAAAGACCCGTCAGCGCCAAAAGGCGATACGAGCACAGCTGTTGCCAATGCTGGAATTGTGCGTACCAAAGACTTAATCAACTGGGAAAGATTACCTGATTTGATTTCGAACACGGGACAACAGCGCAATGTAGTCTTGCATCCTGAATTTGTAAACGGAAAATACGCTTTATACACCCGCCCGCAGGACGGATTTATTGACGTAGGAAATGGCGGCGGAATAGGACTTGGATATGTTGATGACATGAAAAATCCAATCGTAAAAGACGAAGAAATCATTTATGGAAAACAATACCATACTGTTTATGAACTAAAAAACGGTCTTGGCCCAGCTCCTATTAAAACTGAAAAAGGCTGGTTACATTTGGCTCACGGAGTTCGTAATACCGCGGCTGGTTTACGTTATACCCTTTATATGTTCATGACCGATTTGAATGATATTTCCAAAGTAACACACGCTCCTGCTGGACATTTTATGGCTCCTGAAGGTATTGAAAGAGTTGGTGACGTATCCAATGTTTTATTTTCAAACGGATGGATTGAAGATGAAGATGGAACCGTTTATATCTATTACGCTTCGTCTGACACCCGCATGCATGTAGCGGTTTCCAGCGTGGACAAACTTGTGGATTATGTCATCAATACTCCTGAAGACACCTTGACTTCTGCAGGTTCTGTCAACACAATTATCAAACAAATAAATAAAAACAAAGAAATTTTTTAA
- a CDS encoding MFS transporter: MTTNPKKGMDIKISLKEKIGYGLGDAASSMFWKIFSMYLMFFYTDVFGIAPAVVGTMFLITRIWDSCFDPLVGILADRTKSRWGKFRPYLLWTAIPFAIIGVLTFYTPDFDEKGKIIYAYVTYSLMMMVYSIINVPYASLLGVMSSDRKERTTLSSYRMVFAFGGSLLALWLIEPLVNHFGGNLNSKTGWLYTIITFGTITTMFFWSCFFLTKERVQPINDEKPNLKEDLKDLIKNGPWWILLGAGIGALIFNSIRDGAAVYYFKYYVSSTVNYSFNILGENFTMTPTTLYLVLGQAANIIGVIAATPIANRIGKKKTFFGAMTLATILSFFFYYLGKENIALILFFQVLISICAGCIFPLIWSMYADSADYSEWKQGRRATGLIFSASSMSQKFGWTIGGAATGWLLGYFGFQANVAQTAIAQNGILLMLSFLPAIAAALSVLFILFYPLSEEKMQTIEDELNLKRNLNK; this comes from the coding sequence ATGACGACAAACCCAAAGAAAGGAATGGATATTAAAATTAGTTTAAAAGAAAAAATTGGTTACGGACTAGGAGATGCTGCTTCCTCAATGTTTTGGAAAATTTTCAGCATGTACCTTATGTTTTTCTACACAGATGTTTTTGGGATCGCACCGGCCGTGGTTGGAACCATGTTCCTGATTACCCGTATTTGGGATTCTTGCTTTGACCCCTTGGTAGGGATTCTTGCGGACCGCACCAAAAGTCGTTGGGGAAAATTCAGGCCTTATTTGCTGTGGACTGCAATTCCATTTGCAATAATTGGTGTACTTACATTTTACACACCCGATTTTGACGAAAAAGGAAAAATAATATACGCATACGTTACCTATTCTCTAATGATGATGGTGTATTCGATAATAAATGTCCCTTATGCATCATTGTTGGGAGTTATGTCAAGCGACCGAAAAGAGCGTACCACACTTTCCTCCTACCGCATGGTTTTTGCCTTTGGCGGAAGTTTGTTGGCACTTTGGTTAATTGAACCTTTGGTAAATCATTTTGGCGGAAATTTAAATTCCAAAACAGGTTGGTTATACACGATAATTACTTTTGGAACCATCACTACTATGTTCTTTTGGTCTTGTTTTTTCCTAACCAAAGAAAGAGTACAACCGATTAATGACGAAAAACCAAATTTAAAAGAAGATTTAAAAGATTTGATTAAAAATGGTCCTTGGTGGATTCTATTGGGCGCAGGAATAGGTGCTTTGATTTTCAACTCTATCCGTGACGGAGCTGCCGTATATTATTTTAAATATTACGTAAGCAGTACAGTAAACTACAGCTTCAATATTTTGGGCGAAAATTTCACGATGACTCCAACCACACTTTATCTTGTCTTGGGACAGGCCGCCAACATCATCGGTGTAATTGCAGCCACTCCTATTGCCAATCGGATAGGCAAAAAGAAAACTTTTTTTGGTGCCATGACACTTGCCACAATTTTAAGTTTCTTTTTTTATTATTTAGGCAAAGAAAATATTGCTCTTATCCTATTTTTTCAAGTACTAATCAGTATTTGTGCAGGATGTATTTTCCCTTTAATCTGGTCTATGTATGCTGATAGCGCCGATTACTCCGAATGGAAACAAGGAAGAAGAGCCACTGGACTTATATTTTCGGCTTCTTCGATGTCCCAAAAATTTGGATGGACTATCGGAGGTGCCGCGACAGGATGGCTTTTGGGATACTTTGGTTTCCAGGCCAATGTTGCACAAACTGCCATTGCACAAAACGGAATATTACTAATGCTAAGCTTTCTTCCGGCAATCGCCGCTGCATTGTCGGTACTTTTCATACTCTTCTATCCCCTTTCAGAAGAAAAAATGCAAACCATTGAGGATGAACTTAACCTCAAGCGAAATTTAAATAAATAA
- a CDS encoding glycoside hydrolase family 26 protein has protein sequence MTKTNYILTLFLSFSMFFTSYSQFSDTKLSLSDKKSTNNTVQLYQNFKKTTQKGILFGHQDDLAYGVNWKYEQGRSDVKDVVGDYPAVYGWDLGGLETKSDKNIDGVPFDKMRQYIVDAYKRGGIITISWHFNNPLTGGNAWDTTPKSLASALPGGVSHEKYTTWLDEAAKYLLTLKDKKGNLIPILYRPFHELTGTWFWWCKNNGSPEEFKALWKFTTEYFQKKGVHNLIYVYNTADFNSKEDFLEYYPGDEYVDILSFDKYNYNDPLKDNSFVESCQKQFGIMDNITKEHNKIMAFAETGYEAIPYDKWWTDTLMKAIGNYKISYVLVWRNHGWQEKEKKMHYYAPFKGQTSEKDFIEFYNLDNTLFEKDAAKINLYKKQNHDDKPKERNGY, from the coding sequence ATGACAAAAACTAACTACATACTCACTCTTTTTCTAAGCTTTAGCATGTTTTTCACCTCTTATTCACAATTTAGTGATACTAAATTATCATTATCAGATAAAAAATCTACCAACAACACAGTTCAGTTGTACCAAAATTTTAAAAAAACAACTCAAAAAGGTATACTATTTGGTCATCAGGATGATCTTGCCTACGGTGTAAATTGGAAATATGAACAAGGAAGAAGCGATGTAAAAGATGTAGTTGGAGATTATCCAGCAGTATATGGATGGGATTTAGGTGGACTTGAAACCAAATCGGACAAGAATATTGACGGTGTGCCTTTTGACAAAATGAGACAATACATCGTTGATGCATATAAAAGAGGCGGAATTATCACTATCAGTTGGCATTTCAACAACCCGTTAACGGGAGGAAATGCCTGGGATACCACTCCAAAATCATTGGCATCTGCTTTGCCAGGAGGTGTAAGCCACGAAAAATATACAACTTGGCTTGATGAAGCTGCAAAATACCTATTAACTTTGAAGGACAAAAAAGGGAATTTAATTCCAATATTGTATCGTCCATTTCATGAACTGACAGGAACTTGGTTTTGGTGGTGCAAAAACAACGGAAGTCCCGAAGAATTTAAAGCGCTTTGGAAATTCACAACCGAATATTTTCAAAAAAAAGGAGTTCATAATTTGATTTATGTGTACAATACTGCCGATTTCAATTCAAAAGAAGATTTCCTGGAATATTACCCAGGCGATGAATATGTTGATATTTTAAGTTTTGACAAATACAATTATAACGATCCTTTAAAAGACAATTCGTTCGTAGAAAGTTGCCAAAAACAATTTGGGATAATGGATAATATTACCAAAGAACACAATAAAATAATGGCATTTGCGGAGACGGGTTACGAAGCTATTCCGTATGACAAATGGTGGACAGATACTTTGATGAAGGCCATAGGCAACTATAAAATTTCTTATGTACTGGTTTGGAGAAACCATGGCTGGCAAGAAAAAGAGAAAAAAATGCACTACTATGCACCATTCAAAGGACAAACAAGTGAAAAAGATTTTATCGAATTTTACAATCTTGACAATACCCTTTTTGAAAAAGACGCCGCAAAAATAAATCTATATAAAAAACAAAACCATGACGACAAACCCAAAGAAAGGAATGGATATTAA